From Papaver somniferum cultivar HN1 unplaced genomic scaffold, ASM357369v1 unplaced-scaffold_99, whole genome shotgun sequence, the proteins below share one genomic window:
- the LOC113346369 gene encoding agamous-like MADS-box protein AGL62, translating to MESIKEEKKQTSGRQKIDIKKIEDNAKLQVTFSKRKGGLFRKASELSIVCGVDVAIIVFSPAGKAFACGHPTPDHIVDRFLNNGEASGRLPRIHEGDELSLCQQRDMEIQRELEVEQEKRGRFLEMLMNCNSGSSDESLWDAYIDGLSLAELEQMRSDMERLTKIVEKRCEERVRSDVDSFSWLMTVPDSDVDAVDVLDGKLSNVASSSSESSPPVWDAYTVANADNSFDFNLDGKLSNYVASSSSSSMTTPDSDVRAVAADDSSNFVLDVNPITVDDPFEFLNIDVPDLLEIEWC from the coding sequence ATGGAGTCGATTAAAGAGGAGAAAAAACAAACTTCGGGTCGTCAAAAGATAGacataaaaaaaatagaagacAATGCAAAACTACAAGTTACATTCAGCAAAAGAAAAGGTGGATTGTTTAGAAAAGCCAGCGAATTGTCAATTGTATGCGGTGTAGATGTTGCGATCATAGTTTTTTCTCCTGCGGGAAAAGCCTTTGCTTGCGGGCATCCAACACCAGATCACATAGTCGATCGATTTCTAAATAATGGTGAAGCTAGTGGCCGTTTGCCCAGAATTCACGAAGGCGATGAATTGTCTTTGTGTCAACAACGGGATATGGAAATTCAAAGAGAGCTAGAAGTTGAACAGGAGAAAAGAGGGCGTTTCCTGGAGATGTTGATGAATTGTAACTCGGGCAGTAGTGATGAGTCTTTGTGGGATGCATATATTGATGGTTTGAGTTTGGCGGAACTGGAACAGATGAGAAGTGATATGGAACGACTTACGAAAATTGTTGAAAAGAGATGCGAGGAGAGAGTGAGAAGTGATGTAGATTCTTTTTCATGGTTGATGACAGTGCCGGACTCGGATGTGGATGCAGTTGACGTCTTAGATGGGAAGCTGAGCAATGTTGcttcttcttcatcagaatcatcaccGCCAGTCTGGGATGCATATACAGTTGCGAATGCTGATAATAGTTTTGACTTCAACTTGGACGGAAAACTGAGCAATTATGtagcttcttcttcatcatcgtcaATGACGACGCCGGACTCAGATGTGCGTGCAGTTGCTGCTGATGATTCATCTAACTTCGTGTTAGATGTTAATCCAATTACTGTCGATGACCCATTTGAATTCTTAAACATCGATGTCCCCGACCTCCTTGAAATTGAATGGTGCTGA
- the LOC113346350 gene encoding chlorophyllide a oxygenase, chloroplastic-like, producing the protein MITVTTAAALSLPISLSRCSKLINTRRDVRGGGFRVFAIIGESGGGFLEKKHDWSTIFEVEDPRASRVVQQNKGKVFEANEALEVARFDIQYCDWRARQDLLTIVLLHDKVVDVLNPLAREYKSIGTVKRELAELQQELAQAHKEVHMSEVRVSTALDKLAYMEQLVNDKLLPDTSTVTETDNECIALSPTECVVLTPSTPSPTPSEEAKKSKLSRKKLNISGPVPDYHPRLKNFWYPMAFTADLKEDTMLPIDCFEEPWVIFRGKDGSPGCVQNTCAHRACPLHLGSVNEGRITCPYHGWEYSTDGKCEKMPSTKLQNVKIKSLPCLEQDGMIWIWPGDETPTDSIPSLQPPSGFRIHAELVMELPVEHGLLLDNLLDLAHAPFTHTSTFAKGWSVPSFVKFLTPETGLQGYWDPYPIDMEFKPPCIVLSTIGISKPGKLEGQSTRQCATHLHQLHVCLPSSKNKTRLLYRMSLDFAPILQHIPLMHLLWRYFANKVLNEDLRLVLGQQERMIKGANVWNLPVTYDKLGVRYRLWREAVEKGVKQLPFNSNSM; encoded by the exons ATGATCACAGTCACAACAGCAGCAGCTTTATCACTGCCCATATCTCTTAGTAGATGCTCTAAACTAATCAACACCAGAAGG GATGTTAGAGGAGGAGGGTTTAGAGTGTTTGCTATAATTGGTGAAAGTGGGGGAGGGTTTCTAGAGAAGAAACATGATTGGAGTACAATATTTGAGGTGGAGGATCCAAGGGCAAGTAGAGTGGTACAGCAGAACAAAGGGAAAGTTTTTGAAGCAAATGAAGCTTTAGAAGTTGCTAGATTTGATATTCAGTACTGTGATTGGAGAGCTAGACAAGACCTGCTTACAATTGTTCTTCTTCATGATAAG GTTGTAGATGTTTTAAATCCACTAGCACGGGAGTACAAATCTATCGGCACCGTTAAGAGAGAGCTTGCAGAATTACAACAAGAGCTAGCACAAGCACATAAAGAG GTTCACAtgtcagaagttagggtttctacaGCATTAGACAAGCTAGCATATATGGAACAATTAGTAAATGACAAACTATTACCAGACACCAGTACAGTGACAGAAACAGACAATGAGTGCATCGCCCTTTCTCCAACTGAGTGCGTCGTCCTTACTCCTAGCACTCCCTCGCCTACCCCATCAGAGGAAGCCAAGAAAAGTAAATTATCTCGGAAGAAACTTAACATATCAGGTCCTGTACCAGACTATCATCCCCGGTTAAAGAATTTCTGGTACCCAATGGCTTTCACTGCAGACCTGAAAGAAGACACCATG CTTCCCATAGATTGCTTCGAGGAGCCATGGGTGATATTCCGTGGGAAAGATGGAAGTCCTGGTTGTGTTCAGAATACTTGTGCTCATAGAGCGTGCCCTCTTCACCTTGGTTCTGTAAATGAGGGTCGCATTACATGCCCTTATCATGGATGGGAATACTCAACAGACGGAAAATGTGAGAAAATGCCATCAACAAAATTGCAAAATGTGAAGATAAAGTCATTGCCGTGCTTAGAGCAAGATGGTATGATCTGGATTTGGCCAGGCGATGAAACTCCAACAGACAGCATTCCTTCCCTCCAACCTCCGTCGGGTTTTAGAATCCACGCAGAG CTTGTCATGGAACTGCCAGTTGAACATGGACTACTACTGGATAACCTTCTAGATCTTGCTCACGCACCTTTCACTCACACGTCAACCTTCGCAAAGGGATGGAGTGTGCCAAG CTTTGTGAAATTTTTGACTCCTGAAACTGGCCTGCAAGGATACTGGGACCCATACCCTATAGACATGGAGTTCAAACCACCATGTATAGTCCTCTCCACAATTGGAATCTCAAAGCCAGGAAAACTGGAGGGGCAGAGCACCCGCCAATGTGCAACTCATCTTCATCAGCTTCATGTTTGCTTGCCTTCTTCGAAAAATAAGACACGGTTACTGTACAGAATGTCACTGGATTTTGCTCCAATCCTTCAGCACATCCCATTGATGCACCTCCTCTGGAGGTATTTCGCCAATAAG GTTCTGAACGAGGATCTTCGACTAGTACTTGGGCAACAAGAGAGG